The genomic region CGACTCGTTCAACAGCTAGGGTGTTTTCATATGGATGTGGCTTGTATATTTTGTAAGAGCATGTTAAATTTTGAAGTGTCAAAATCGTAATATTTACGATTTAAGTTAATCAAAGTGAGGGACTGACATGATATTATCAGATCGTGATATTCATCAATTTTTAAAGCAAGGACTACTTAAGATTGAACCTTGTATTGAAGAACATATAGAACCTGCATCTGTCGATTTAACATTAGGATGCCATTATTTAAAACCACAGCCTTCAAAAAGTGGTATTCAAAAACTAAGTGAGCCCATTACATATGAAGAAATTGTCCAAGACTCTGTCGTCATTCCTGCACATGCTTTTATACTAGCAACGACAGAAGAATATTTAACGCTACCAGCAGAATTGACGGGCTTTATCGAAGGGCGTAGTTCAGTTGGTCGTGCAGGCTTATTTATTCAAAATGCGGGATGGGTTGACCCGGGATTTGAAGGGAAAATCACGCTTGAATTATAT from Staphylococcus felis harbors:
- the dcd gene encoding dCTP deaminase produces the protein MILSDRDIHQFLKQGLLKIEPCIEEHIEPASVDLTLGCHYLKPQPSKSGIQKLSEPITYEEIVQDSVVIPAHAFILATTEEYLTLPAELTGFIEGRSSVGRAGLFIQNAGWVDPGFEGKITLELYNANDFPLEVSKGQRICQIVLAMTKTTPKVVYQGKYQGQNTTTGSRFFRDWMKDGGY